One genomic segment of Pandoraea sputorum includes these proteins:
- a CDS encoding penicillin-binding protein 1A, with translation MASTPQTETPRDKRPPKPRRSIWLRIALWFVGLIAAMAVCGALLAGYILVVMTPQLPSLDTIVDYRPKIPLRIYTADEIQIGEFGEERRNLVRFADIPDVMKKAVLAIEDDRFYQHGGVDFIGIFRAGVANFTRGGSSQGASTITMQVARNFFLSSEKTYTRKIYEALLAYKIESRLTKDQILELYMNQIYLGERAYGFASAARVYFGKDLKDITLAEAAMLAGLPKAPSAYNPIVNYKRARVRQEYILKRMYDLGYASKAEYDQAMAQELVVRGLGSEFSVHAGYVAEMVRQLLYAQFKDEIYTRGFNVYTTINSADQEAAYEALRAGVMAYELRHGYRGPEANIDLPDGKDEREQLIDDTLVEHPDSGDMVAAVVLAASPQQVKAVLLNGDDVTVTGDGLRFAAAGLSAKAQPKQRIRPGSVIRVTKDAKDNWRIVQMPDIEAAFVSLDPQNGAIRSLVGGFDFNRNKFNHVTQAWRQPGSSFKPFIYSAALEKGFAPATIINDGPLYFSAAQTGGQPWEPKNYGGGFDGPEPMRVALMRSRNLVSIRILQSITPAYAQKFIGRFGFEADKHPAYLPMALGAGMVTPLQMASGFAVFANGGFRVNPFIVARITDSKGNVIMEEKPVAAGDESIRAIPARNAFIMNSMLHDVATRGTAAKTNVLKRSDLAGKTGTTNDSHDAWFAGYQSQLVGVAWIGFDQPRNLGDRETGGGLALPIWIDYMSKALRGVPEAPRAMPPGVIQANGDYYYDDYPPGRAVSTLGLSAETAPDGSAAPGPSTGALPGQMPAQPGAMPAPAPAPVDRQERQRILDMFNSKP, from the coding sequence ATGGCAAGCACACCCCAAACCGAGACACCCCGCGACAAGCGTCCGCCCAAACCGCGCCGCTCCATCTGGCTGCGCATCGCACTATGGTTCGTAGGCCTGATCGCTGCGATGGCCGTCTGCGGCGCGTTGCTCGCTGGGTACATCCTGGTGGTGATGACGCCACAGTTGCCGTCGCTCGACACGATCGTCGACTACCGGCCGAAGATCCCGCTGCGCATCTATACCGCCGACGAAATCCAGATCGGCGAATTCGGCGAAGAGCGTCGCAATCTCGTGCGTTTCGCCGATATTCCCGACGTCATGAAGAAAGCCGTCCTCGCCATTGAGGATGACCGCTTCTATCAGCACGGCGGCGTCGACTTCATCGGCATTTTCCGCGCGGGCGTCGCAAACTTCACGCGCGGCGGCTCGTCACAGGGCGCGAGTACGATCACCATGCAGGTGGCGCGTAACTTCTTCCTTTCCAGCGAGAAGACGTACACACGCAAGATTTACGAAGCGCTGCTCGCCTACAAGATCGAATCGCGCCTGACCAAGGATCAGATTCTTGAGCTGTACATGAATCAGATCTACCTGGGGGAGCGTGCTTACGGCTTCGCCAGCGCAGCACGCGTCTATTTCGGCAAGGATCTGAAGGACATCACGCTCGCCGAGGCTGCCATGCTTGCCGGGCTGCCGAAAGCGCCGTCCGCCTATAACCCGATCGTCAATTACAAGCGTGCGCGTGTGCGTCAGGAATACATCCTGAAGCGCATGTACGATCTCGGCTATGCATCCAAGGCCGAATACGATCAGGCAATGGCGCAGGAGCTCGTGGTACGCGGACTGGGCAGCGAATTCAGCGTGCACGCCGGGTATGTGGCGGAAATGGTGCGTCAACTGCTCTACGCGCAGTTCAAGGACGAGATCTACACGCGCGGCTTTAACGTCTACACGACCATCAATTCGGCGGATCAGGAAGCGGCGTACGAAGCGCTGCGCGCGGGCGTCATGGCGTACGAGCTGCGCCACGGCTATCGCGGCCCCGAAGCGAATATCGACTTGCCGGACGGCAAGGACGAGCGCGAACAACTGATCGACGACACGCTGGTCGAGCATCCTGACAGTGGCGACATGGTCGCGGCCGTGGTACTGGCCGCCTCGCCCCAGCAGGTGAAAGCCGTGCTTCTGAATGGCGACGATGTCACCGTGACGGGCGACGGGCTCCGATTCGCGGCCGCCGGGTTGAGCGCCAAAGCGCAGCCGAAGCAGCGGATTCGTCCGGGCTCGGTCATTCGCGTGACGAAGGATGCGAAGGACAATTGGCGCATCGTGCAGATGCCGGACATCGAAGCGGCATTCGTGTCGCTCGACCCGCAGAACGGTGCCATCCGCTCGTTAGTCGGCGGGTTCGACTTCAACCGCAACAAGTTCAACCATGTGACGCAGGCATGGCGTCAGCCGGGGTCGAGCTTCAAGCCGTTCATCTACTCGGCCGCGCTGGAAAAAGGCTTTGCGCCGGCGACCATCATCAACGACGGTCCGCTGTACTTCTCGGCAGCACAGACGGGCGGACAGCCGTGGGAACCCAAGAACTACGGCGGCGGCTTCGACGGACCGGAGCCGATGCGCGTGGCACTGATGCGGTCCCGTAACCTCGTGTCGATCCGCATTCTGCAAAGCATTACGCCAGCCTATGCCCAGAAGTTCATCGGACGATTCGGCTTCGAAGCGGACAAGCATCCGGCATATCTGCCGATGGCGCTGGGCGCGGGCATGGTGACGCCGCTGCAAATGGCGAGCGGTTTTGCCGTGTTCGCCAACGGCGGCTTCCGCGTCAATCCGTTCATCGTGGCCCGCATCACCGATTCGAAGGGCAACGTGATCATGGAAGAGAAACCGGTCGCGGCAGGCGACGAATCGATTCGTGCCATTCCTGCGCGTAATGCCTTCATCATGAATTCGATGCTGCACGACGTGGCGACGCGCGGCACCGCCGCAAAGACCAATGTGCTCAAGCGCAGCGATCTCGCGGGCAAGACGGGCACGACCAACGATTCGCACGATGCATGGTTCGCCGGGTATCAGTCTCAGTTGGTGGGTGTTGCCTGGATCGGTTTCGATCAACCGCGCAATCTGGGTGATCGTGAAACCGGTGGCGGTCTGGCTCTGCCGATCTGGATCGACTACATGTCGAAAGCGCTGCGTGGGGTGCCTGAGGCCCCGCGCGCGATGCCGCCTGGCGTCATTCAGGCGAATGGCGATTACTACTACGACGATTATCCGCCGGGACGTGCCGTCAGCACCCTCGGCCTGAGTGCCGAGACGGCACCGGACGGCTCGGCAGCCCCGGGGCCGTCCACGGGTGCCCTGCCCGGTCAGATGCCGGCGCAGCCGGGTGCAATGCCAGCACCCGCACCGGCCCCTGTGGACCGCCAGGAGCGTCAGCGCATCCTGGACATGTTCAACAGCAAGCCCTGA